A window of Desulfobulbaceae bacterium genomic DNA:
CAAGACCCTGAGAGCTATGACAATATGCGCAAGGCTATTGGCCTACTAAAGCTCATTTCCCAAGGTGAGGAAGACATCAAACAGAGGAATGCCAAAACCCAGGAACGAGTTTTTAAAGACATTGAAAAAATGTTGGCGAAAAAAGAAAAATGAGCACATCATTTAAAGTTCACTGGGCCAGTATTGCTGAAGATGACTTTAAAAATATAATCCTGTATATTGAAGAAGATAGCCCCTCAAATGCTAGAAATATTTTTGAGAAAATAAAAGAAACAGCATTAATCCTCACCCATTTTCCGGAAAGTGGTCGTATCGTTCCAGAGTTGCAAGATCAAGGTATATTTCTTTATCGCGAACTCATCTTAGCGCCGTGGAGAATCGTATACCGAATTTCTGACAATAAAGTCTACGTATTGTTGGTAATTGATTCACGTCAGAACGTTGAAGACATCTTACTGAAAAGACTTATAAGATAGGAAAAAGCATATACTCGGGTAGTCGGGGATTCTCTCCCCCATTCCCCGCACACCTAGTAAGCGTTACGACCTGCTCAGCCTATGGCAACGGTCGCGACGCAACTCCTTATCAGATGTTTGAAGAATTGCGGTAAAAGACAATGAACACTGTAACTCTGCCGGGTTTCACAACGCGTTGGCTGTATTTCTTAAGCTGATTAGAGGCGAAGGGCAAGGCTAGTAAATATTCAAAGGGGCGCAACAGAAAGCTGGAAGTAGCATGAAAACTGAGATAATAAAAAAGACAGAAAGTTTTTTCTGGAAACTTGGACTTAGGGGATGCAGATTTACTCTTAACTCCAACGGGTTGAAAGTTCATTTCCGGGTGAAGAATGAAAAATCAACATTGAGATTGTGGAGGCATAACCTTTGATTTGTTCCCCCCTTGAACGGCTGGAAAAGATTTTTGATTCAGTGGAGGCTGCGATCGAAAGTCATGCTGCCCATCGGGTTGTCGGCGCACTCTTGGTGTCGAGCTTTGTTGGCACACTGGTCGCCATCTATTTGAAACGGCATGGGTTTCTGCCCCCGTTGGTCGAAGGCTTTGTCCCTGGCTCATATTTGATGGCGATTCAGCTCGCCTTCACCCTGCTGCTCTTTGTGGAGGTTATCGCACTCATTCTGGCCATATCCCACTCCATCTCTTCCTCCGTTGGCAAACAGTTCGAATTGCTTTCGCTTATTTTCCTTCGGGACGTGTTCAAGGAGGTCGCTCATTTGGGAGAGCCGATTATCTGGGATAAGGTGGCGCCCGCCGTGTCCACTATGGCTGCCTCGGCCATCGGCGCCCTTGGTATTTTTATGGTAGTCGCTTTTTTCTATCGAGCGCAGTGTCGCCGTCCCATCACTCATGATCATTTGGAGCAGAATACCTTTATCGCTGCCAAGAAGTGTATCGCTCTGGTGCTTCTTGGCGCCTTCTTTTTCATTGTGGGCAGAAGCCTCATGGGGGCATATACAGGCACACATCTGACAAGCCCTTTCGAGTCGCTGTATACCCTTTTGATCTATACCGACGTGCTCCTGGTCCTGCTCTCCCTGCGATACAGCTCAAGCTACCACGTTGCCTTTCGTAACTCGGGGTTTGCTGTGGCCACGGTCATGATCCGCATTGCCCTCATTGCCCCGCCGCTTATCGGGGTCGGGCTCGGAGCAGCCACCTCGCTCTTTGCCCTGGCGACCACTTTGGCTTACAATCGGTTTGCTGTCATCATGGCTGAACCGTGTAATATCTCTTGACCAAGAGGTCTGGGGTTGAAATGTGAGGGCATCAAGTCGGCATTGCAATCGTTTTCAAAAAAGGGACGAGCGAGTCTGGCAATTAGGTAAGGAAACGGTGTGCGATTAAAATTTTACGCAGACAATTTTTCACAGTGAGGATATGAGTCATGCCCCCAATTGCTAAGCCAGAGAAGCGAAAGCACAAGCGATTTCCCTTGGCCGATGATACGGTTGCGATCAGTGATGCCGGTATCGGTAATGTGTTGGATATCAGTGAGGGCGGTTTTGCCGTCAAGTACTTGAAGCCTAAAGATCTATCTGACGAATGTGATGCGGTGGTTTTTAGCGCCGAGAAGGATTTTTTGGTGTCTGAACTGCCGATAAAAGTAGTCCGTAAGGATGAAATAGAGGTGTCGCCTCAGGGTGATGCCACAACCCAAACGGTAGGAGTCACGTTTAATAATCCTTCCCCTGGTCAACACGAGCAGATCAAGAAATTTGTTGCGGACTTGTCTGAGAGCTGATTTGTTGAAGGGCTTTTTTGCAGATTTACTGGCTAACGTGCGGGATATCCACAGCTTTGCTGTGATCACGTCACTGTGAGGATGCAAGGGCGCGTCATCCCCAGGGCGCTCTGATATTGTGTTATACGATATGCAGGATTGGTCACCAGGGTTTGGTGAATGGTTCGGGCAGCGCACGGTAGTCGATCATTTGATTTTTCTCTAGTAACTCCTTTCTTTTTGCCTCCCTGGCAAGTTGAGCTTGTCTCGCTGTTCCCCCCTAATGACTTTGGTTTAAATATTGTAACCCTGCCAGTGGCGAATTTAGGTAGCCCCTCCTATTCCTCATTGGTGCTAGTTTCGGCTTTTGGGTAAAGAAAATTCGTAACTGTCCAGCAGTGCCGCAGATGCTAGGCATCGGCCTGCTCATGTGTAGGAATGCACACATCGCAGGCCGATGCCTAGCATCTGCGGCACTGCTGAATAGTTACGGTTCTGGGCTTCGGCACCTTTCTGGGTCAGAAGGTGGATAGTTACGAAAATTCACGAGATCGAACTGATTTGTTACTTGTGTTTTGCAGGTATTAATATGTAGGATGATCTTAGGAGTTGTAACTTGCCACTGTGGAGGGCAAATGGTGTGAAATGAATCGGCAGGGCGTTGAAGGCGGGGAGTTTTCTTATGACCAATACATGGGGGAACTCGTGAACAGTCTAAGGGAAATGGAGGGATGTCATGGATAAAAGTCAATATGGAAGAAGGGACCGACTTATTCAGGAAGACCGACACGACACCTATCAGGAACGATGCAAGTGGCCGGAGCCTACGGTCTGCAGCGAATGTGGTGCGGTATTTTCGGAAGGCCGCTGGTCGTGGTGGGAGGTGGCGTCTGATGCTCATACCATTGTCTGCCCGGCCTGTCAGCGGATTATGGATGCCTATCCCGCCGGTTTACTTGAGTTGCGAGGGGCATTTTTTGATAGCCATCGTCAGGAGATCAATAACCTGATCCGCAATATTGAGGAGCAGGAAAAGGGGGCTCATCCCATGGAGCGAATTATGGCTATTGCTCCAGAAGGGGACCATGTTCTAGTCACAACCACAGGGGTTCATCTGGCACGGCGGATTGGCGAGGCCTTGCATCATGCCTACCAGGGGGACCTTGATTTTGCCTATGGTGATGCCGAAAAAAGTATCCGGGTCGCTTGGTGCCGAGAATAGACGCGGCAGATAGATAGGAGATTGCCGGCATTTAGCGTCCTAGATAGGTGAAGAGTGTCTTCTGGGAAAATAATTTCGGCCACAGGTCTTCATGAGACCGAGAGGTAACGCATGAAAGAAGCGATGTTCTATAAACGAGTGGAAGAGGGGAAAGTACGGTGCGGTCTTTGTCGTTTTCACTGCTTGATTGGTGAAGGGTTGCGTGGGAATTGTGGGGTTAGGGAGAATCATGACGGCACGCTCTATACCTTGGTTTATGGTAGAATCTGCGCTGAACACGTGGATCCGATCGAGAAGAAGCCGCTCTTTCATGTCATGCCGGGAAGCACCTCATATTCCATTGCTACGGTGGGATGCAATTTTCACTGTCGTCATTGTCAGAATTTCACTATTTCTCAGGCCGCACGGGGTAACCCCATTCAAGGAGAGCAGGTATCCCCTCAGGAAATTGTCCAAAGGGCGAGGAACAG
This region includes:
- a CDS encoding type II toxin-antitoxin system Phd/YefM family antitoxin, with amino-acid sequence MNISSDIKPVSFLKSHAADILKQINDTRRPIVITQNGEPRGVLQDPESYDNMRKAIGLLKLISQGEEDIKQRNAKTQERVFKDIEKMLAKKEK
- a CDS encoding type II toxin-antitoxin system RelE/ParE family toxin — encoded protein: MSTSFKVHWASIAEDDFKNIILYIEEDSPSNARNIFEKIKETALILTHFPESGRIVPELQDQGIFLYRELILAPWRIVYRISDNKVYVLLVIDSRQNVEDILLKRLIR
- a CDS encoding PilZ domain-containing protein, whose amino-acid sequence is MPPIAKPEKRKHKRFPLADDTVAISDAGIGNVLDISEGGFAVKYLKPKDLSDECDAVVFSAEKDFLVSELPIKVVRKDEIEVSPQGDATTQTVGVTFNNPSPGQHEQIKKFVADLSES
- a CDS encoding ATPase, translating into MDKSQYGRRDRLIQEDRHDTYQERCKWPEPTVCSECGAVFSEGRWSWWEVASDAHTIVCPACQRIMDAYPAGLLELRGAFFDSHRQEINNLIRNIEEQEKGAHPMERIMAIAPEGDHVLVTTTGVHLARRIGEALHHAYQGDLDFAYGDAEKSIRVAWCRE